One part of the Rutidosis leptorrhynchoides isolate AG116_Rl617_1_P2 chromosome 1, CSIRO_AGI_Rlap_v1, whole genome shotgun sequence genome encodes these proteins:
- the LOC139892789 gene encoding uncharacterized protein — MHWSSWESILASKENGGLSIGSLNSFNLSLLLKRYWRATIIPNSPWVRLLKTIHGDSLGFDDTRCTTVGVWNSIVTSVKHCFLTNLIPPGSLHKRIGNSCSTSLYSDKWLGNFTLASRYNRLFKLDSNPLCLVQDRINENGFTWSWLRYPPGSCHLLDLLNDLQVVNITDHPDTWIWKIENNGLFTVKGTREFIDRQLLPSSQPCTRWIKALPSKKNVGPRIAAVSLGAFGYALFNTRVIQKMAISEYIRKCYVYRHNLHTIDYITGYTHNLMCQ, encoded by the exons ATGCATTGGTCTAGTTGGGAGTCTATATTAGCTTCTAAAGAAAATGGAGGCTTAAGTATTGGTAGTTTAAATTCGTTTAATCTATCACTCCTTCTAAAACGGTACTGGAGAGCCACTATAATTCCAAATTCACCATGGGTTCGGCTGCTCAAGACAATCCATGGAGATTCGCTAGGATTTGATGACACTCGATGTACTACAGTTGGTGTGTGGAACTCAATCGTCACCTCTGTCAAACATTGTTTCTTAACCAACCTTATTCCTCCAGGCTCTCTTCATAAACGAATTGGTAACAGCTGTTCAACTTCATTATATTCTGACAAGTGGCTAGGAAATTTCACGCTAGCATCAAGGTATAATCGCCTTTTCAAGTTAGATTCTAATCCTTTGTGCCTAGTTCAGGATCGTATTAATGAAAATGGTTTCACTTGGTCGTGGCTAAGATACCCTCCAGGCTCCTGCCATCTACTCGATCTTTTAAATGACCTGCAAGTGGTAAACATTACCGATCATCCGGATACTTGGATTTGGAAGATCGAGAATAATGGTCTTTTTACGGTTAAGGGAACGAGGGAGTTTATTGATCGTCAGCTACTTCCTTCTTCTCAACCTTGTACAAGATGGATTAAAGCTTTACCTTCAAAG AAAAATGTTGGACCGCGCATTGCGGCGGTTTCTTTGGGTGCGTTTGGTTATGCGTTGTTTAATACTCGTGTTATACAGAAAATGGCTATATCTGAGTACATTCGAAAATGTTATGTGTATAGACATAACTTACATACTATTGACTATATAACTGGTTACACACATAACTTGATGTGTCAATAG